GGGGTGATGGCGTCCAGCAGGGGCCGCAGCTCCGCGCCCGTGAGCCTTGCGTTGAGCGGGGCGAACACCGCGCCCACGCGGCCCAGGGCCCAGAAGAGGAAGGCGACCGCGGGGTGGCTCGTCGACAGCAGCGCCACGCGGTCGCCCTGCCCCAGGCCTCGTGACTCCAGCGCGGCGGTCCAGCGGGCCACCTCCGCGTCCAGTGCGCCGTAGGTCCAGGCCCGCCCCTCGAAGCGCAGGGCCTCCGCGTCCGGGTGCCGCCGCGCGCCTTCGTGGATGGGACAGGTGACACGCATCGTCGGGAACTCCGCGGCGCCACGCGCGCCCCGTGAAGCGCTGGGGCGCTGCTTCCTCAGGGGACTTCGAGCAGCTCCGGCGACAGCCCCAGGCCGGGTACGTCGCGCAGGCGCAACAGGCCGTGCCGTGGACGATAGGGATGGTCCAGCGGTTCGTCCGCGAAGAGCCTTCCCACGGCGAGCCCGGAGGCCAGCTCCCCGGACGGCAGCGCGGAGGCCAGGTGCGCCGCGCCGGCCCGGGCCACCACGCCGTCGAGGGAGCTGGTGACGTAGGCGTGCATGCCCAGCCGGGCCGCCCGCAGCGCCACGACCATGGAGGGCAGCAATCCCCCGAGCACCATCGGTTTGATCACCACGGCGCCCACCACCGGCCCTCCGCCCAGGTCCATCGTCAGCAGCGCGCGCACGGCCGCGGGCGTGGCGAGCGTCTCATCCGCGGCGATGATGCACGGGGCGCGGCGCTGCACCCGCCACAGCGCCTGGAGGTCCTCGGGCGGCGTGGGCTGCTCCACCAGCTCCAGCTCGTACCAGCCCAGGCGGTCCAGGGCGCGGTTGGCCTCGGGCTCGGTCCAGCCGCCGTTCGCGTCCAGCCGCAGGCGCACCCGGGGGCCCACCGCTTCACGGACGGCGCGCACGCGCGCCTCATCCTCGTCCAGCGGACGGCCCGCCACCTTGACCTTCAGCGTCTGGAAGCCCTCCGCCACCGCCTCCCGCGCCTCCTGGGCCAGGGCCTTGGGCTCCTCCGCGATCAAGAGCGCGCTCACCAGCACCTCCGGCCGCGCCTCCTCCGCGAGCAGCCAGCACAGGGGGACGCCCTTTCGCTGGGCCAGCAGATCCAACAGCGCCAGCTCCAGGCCGTGCTGCGCTGCGGGGACGTGCTCGTCCAGGTTCGACGCACGGATCTTCACGCCCAGGGGGCGCAGCTCGTCGCCGGGCGAGGGCGCGAGGGTCGCTTCGATGCCCTCGATGCTGTCATCCAGCGACTGGCCCTTGAGGGTGTCCAGCCAGCCGCGCAGCACCTGCTGTGTGGTGGACAGCGACTCCGTGCCGAACTCCGGCAGGGGCATCGCTTCGCCCTGTCCCACGCGGCCGTCCTCGTCCGTCAGGCGCACGATGAAGCCGTCGCGCGTGGCGTAGTTTCCCCTCGCCGTCTTCAGGGGACGGGCCAGCGTGAGCCGCAGGGGGGTGAGCGTCGCCTCGGTGATGCGCATGACGCTCCTTCAGCGCAGGAACAGGCCCAGCGCGAACAGCAGTCCAAAGACGAGTTGCAGCTTCGCCGTGGCCCCCAACGCGGGGTTGAGCGCCGCCCCTTCCGACTTCAGCATCAGCCTCAGGGGCGTCACCACCAGCGGCAGGCTCAACAGCGGCAGGAACACCCAGCCGCTCGTCAGCCCCTTGGCGAACAACACGAACGGCGTGGCGTAGGAGGCCAGCAACAGCAGCACGTACTCCGCCCGGCCGAAGCCCGCGCCGAAGCGGACCACCACCGTGCGCTTGCCGGCCTTCACGTCCGTGCTCGCGTCGCGCTGGTTGTTCACCACGATGAGACAGGTGCCGATGGCGCCCACCGGCAGCGACGCCCACCAGGCAGCGGGGCCCACCGTGCCGGCCTGCACGTAGTACGTGCCCGTCACCGCCACGATGCCGAAGAAGATCAGCACGAACAGGTCGCCCAGCCCGTGGTAGCCCAGCGGGTACGGGCCTCCGGTGTACGCGTAGCCGCACAGGAGCGACATCACCCCGATGGCCACGATGGGCCAGCCGCCCACCGCGACCAGGTACACGCCCACCAGCGTCGCCAGCGCGAAGCACGTGAGCCCGCCCATCAGCACCGTGGCCGGCGCGATGAGCCCGCTCTGCGTCACGCGCTTCGGGCCCAGGCGCTCCTCCGTGTCCGCGCCCTTCTTGAAGTCGTAGTAGTCGTTGATGAAGTTGGTGCCGATCTGGATCAGCACCGCGCCCAGGAGCGCCGCGAGCGCGGGCAACAGACGCCCCACGCCTTCGCCGTACGCCAGCGCCGTGGCCACCAGCACCGGCACCGCGCCCGCAGTCAGCGTCTTCGGGCGCACGGCCATCAGCCACGTCTTCAGCGTGGGCCGGGGAGGCGCGGCGTCGGAGTGACTCGAAACCAGGGTGCTCACGAGGGGGACGCCTCTCGCGCCAGGATGGCGGGTTCGAACTGCGGCGCTTCGTACCAGGGCGTCTGGAGGAACGAGAGCACTTCCCGCACGTACTCCTCCGGGGCCTCCAGGTGCGGGGCATGCGCGCTGCCCGCGAACGCGTGGCGCCACACCACCGGCAGCTCCGCCGCCATGCGCCGCGCCAGGTTCGTGAACTTCGCGTCCTGATCTCCGGTGAGCAGCAGCGTGGGCAGCCGCTGACGGTGCAGCGACGGCCAGTAGTCCGGCTGCACGCCCAGGCCCAGGCACTCCAGCGCCCCGGCCAGCCCCGCGGCCGTGCACGCCTTGCGGCGCTCGCGCAGCGCGTCCTGCTGCGGCGAGGGCAGGCGGCGCAGCCCGTCGAAGAGCGGCAGCGCTTCCCAGCGCTCCACGAAGGCCTCCACGCCCTTCGTCCGGATGAAGCCCGCGAGCTTCGCGTCCGCTTCGCGCCGTTCGGAGCGCTCCTGACGGCGGTGCAGGCCCGGCGAGCCACTCTCCATGATGAGCCGGCCGAAGCACTCCGGCGCCTGCACCGAGGCGGCCAGCGCCAGCCGCGCGCCCTGCGAATAGCCGAGCAGGTCCACCGGGTCCGCGCCGCCGCCCAGCTCGCGCGCGAGCTGGACCACCGCGTCCACCGTCTCCAGGAAGCCGTCGCGCCCCCTCTTGTCGGGCAGCGGCGTGCGCCCGTGGCCGGGCAGGTCCACCGCCACCACGCGCACGGAGCGACCAAACAGCGGCTTCAGGTGTTCGAACGAGGCGCCGCTGCCGGTGAAGCCGTGCAGCGCCAGCAGCGTGTGGGGGCCTTCGCCCCAGGTGTCATGCGCGAGCTTCACACCCATGGTCCTTCTCCCAGTGCGGTGGCCATCCGCGCGAAGAGGTTACGATGCTCGTCCACGTTGGTGGCCCGGTCGACCTGGACCTCCACGAGGTGGAAGCCACCCTCCAGCCCCGTGCGCACCGCCGAGCGCAGGGCCGCGGGCGTCGTGGGGCGGTGGAACCGGGCGCCGGCGAGCGCCGCCGCGTGCGACAGGTCCACGCCGTGCGGCGTGCCGAAGAGCGTCTCGAACTCGTCCGGCTTCGCCGACTGCGCCAGCGGCAGGAAGGAGAAGATGCCGCCCCCGTCGTTGTTCACCACGACGATGGTCAGGGGCACCCGGGCCCGCGCCGCCGTCACCAGTCCGCCCAGGTCGTGCAAGAGCGCCAGGTCGCCGGACAACAGCACCGCGGGCCGCCCCGCCGCCGCCGCCATGCCCGCCGCGCTGGACACGATGCCGTCGATGCCGTTGGCCCCCCGGTTCGCCAGCACGCGCAGCGGCACCCCGCCCCCTTGCGCGAAGGCGTCCACCGCGCGGATGGGCATGCTGCTGGACACGAAGAAGAGCGCTCCGGCCGGCAGCGCCGCCACCACCTCGCGCGCCAGCCGGGGCTCGGTCAGCGCGTCCGGACGCTCCGCGAGCGCGGTCTCCAGCGCGTGACGGGCCTTGCGCTCCGCGGCCATGAACCCCTGGGCCCAGCGGCCCGCGCCCCGCGCCACACCTGCCGTCAGCGCGCGGCACGCGAGCACCGCGGAGCCCTCCACCACCACGGAGGCGCGGTGCGGCGGATCATACAGCGCGCCCTCGTCGCTGAAGACGATGACGTCCGCGCTGGACGCATCCATCCACTGCTGCGGGGACTTGGGCGTCAGCCCGCCGCCGAAGCGCAGGACGAGCTCCGGGACGTGGGCCCGCGCGAAGGGTTCGTGCCGGAGGAGCGCGTCGTAGAGCGACACCGTCAACGGACCGCCGCCATAGCGCGCCTGGGAGGCGGCTTCGGCCAGCACCGGGTAGCCGGTCGCCTGGCTCAGCGCGGTGATGGCCTCCGCGAAGCCGTCGTCCTCGTCGCGCGGACCGCAGAGGATGACCCCGCGTTCGGTGGCGGCGATGCGCGCCCGCACCATGTCCAGCGCCGCCGCATCCGGCATCCGCGACGGCGGCAGGATGCGGGTGAGTGGCGCGTCCGGGCGCCCTTCCCTCGCGAGCGCCGACAGCTTCTCCACGCCGAAGTCCTGGGCGACGGGCGCCAGCGGCTCGCGGAACGGGACGTTGAGCTGCACGGCGCCCCGGGGCGCGCGGCAGGCGGTGCTCACCGCGCGGGCGGCCGTGGCCCGCAGGTGCGCGATGGCCGCGCTGTGCGACTCGGGCAGGCCCACGTCCGCGAACATCCGCGCGAACTCGCCGTAGAAGCGCGCCTGCGGCACCGTCTGCGGCGCGCCCCAGCCCTGCAGCTCCAGCGGCCGGTCCGCGGTCAGCACCACCAGCGGCACCTGGGCCATGGCCGCTTCGATGATGGCCGGATAGAAGTGCGCGCCCGCCGAACCGCTGGTCGCCACCACCACCACCGGCTGCCGCGACTGCTTCGCCATGCCCAGCGCGAAGAACCCCGCGCTGCGCTCGTCGATGACCGACCAGGTGCGCAGCCCCGGCGTGTGCACGCAGGCGAGCGCCAGCGCCGAGGAGCGCGACCCCGGGCACACCACCGCGTGCCGGACCCCGCCGCGCACCAGCTCCTCCAGCAGGGCGCGCGCCCACAACACGTTGAGGTTAGCGTCCGACGACATCGCCGCCCCCGAGCGCGCGCAGCATGGCCAGACTCTTCATCTCCGTCTCCCGCCACTCCGATTCCGCGCTGGAGCCCGCGACGATGCCCGCGCCCACGAAGAGCCGGGCATGCGCGCCGCGCACCAGCGCCGAGCGCAGCGCCACCACCAGGTGCGCCCGCCCCGGCCCCACCCACCCCACCGGCCCCGCGTACCAGCCCCGGTCCAGGGCCTCGTGCTCCACCAGGAACGACAGCGCCAACTCCCTCGGCGTGCCGCCCACCGCCGGCGTGGGGTGCAGCGCGGTGACGACCTGCGCGGTGTCCACGCCTTCGCCCAGCCGCGCGCGGATGCCCGTGCGCAGGTGCATCACGTTCTTCAGCGCGAGCACCGACGGCTGCGCGTCCGCGGACACGCTCGCCGCCACCGGCTCCAGCGCCTGGAGGATGTAGCAGACCACCGCCTCGTGTTCGCGCCGGTCCTTGTCACTGGCATCCAGCACCGCTTCGCCGCCCGGCGCCGCGGACCCCGCCAGCGCCTCCGTCTCCAGCACGCGCCCATCCACCCGGCACAGCGTCTCCGGCGTCGCGCCCAGGAAGCCCGTCCCGTCCGGCGCGCGGAACAGGAACGTGGCGCAGCGGGGGTTCTGCTCGCGCAGGCGCGCCAGCACGTCCACCACGTCGAAGGGCTCCGGCCCCTCCGCGTCCATCGCCCGCGCCAGCACCACCTTGTGCAACTGGCCCGTGCGGATGGCCTCCACCGCCCGGTCCACCAGCGCCTCGAAGTCCCGCCGCGACGACGACATGCGCAGCGCCACCGGGGCGCCCGCCGCGTGGCGGTAAACCTCCGGGAAGGACGCGCGCACGCGCGCCAGCCGCGAGCGCACCGCGTCCGCCCCTCCCTGCGCCTCGGACGCGAAGGCCGCGACGTACAGCGCGTTGTCCTCGCGCCACACCAGCACCTCCGGCAACGTCCAGCGGGCGAGCCCATGCGAGCGCCAGGCACCATCCACCTGCCCCGTGGGGCTGAAGCGCATGCCGCCGAACCAGGGCCCGGGCATGCGGGTGGGCACGGGCCCCAACCACCGCACGCTCTCGTGCCCCAGCGCGCCCAGCACCGAGGGGAGCTCCGCCGCCACCTGCGCCTCGCGCACCCCGGCCTCGCCCCACCCCGCGGCCGCCTCACGGGCCACCGGGCGCTCCCAATACAAGGAGGGAATGCCCAGGCTTCCGGCCCCCGCGAGCGGATCCACCCCCGCCAGAGGCATCATCCCGGCGACCCAATGCGGGCCCTCAGCGGGACTGAGCGGCGTCATCAGCAATTCTCCTGGAGGCTGCGCGAGCCATTACCTTCGATTGTCTTCTAAGCGATCTCGGCTATACATGCACCAAGGAGTTCAAAACCGCTTGAACTCCACCGACCGAAGGAGTCGCCGTGGGAGGCCAGCAAGCAGACGACCCAGCCACGCGGCGTGAGCCGGGCGCACACCGCGTCCTGCGGTCGGCGCATCCTGACGGCACGCGGGTCCGGGTGGGTGGCGTGGAGGTGGGAGGCCGGGGCTTCGTGGTGATGGCCGGGCCGTGCGCCGTGGAAGGCGCGGAGCAGTTGGAGCTCTCAGCGCGGGCGGTGGCCCACGCGGGCGCCCACCTGCTGCGCGGCGGCGTGTTCAAGCCCCGCACCAGCCCCTACGCGTTCCAGGGCATGGGTGAGCCGGGGCTGAAGCTGCTGGTGGACGCGGGCCGGCGGCACGGGCTGCCCATCATCAGCGAGGTGATGGAGACGGAGCAGCTGCCGTTGATGGCGCAGCACGCGGACATCCTCCAGGTGGGCGCGCGCAACATGCAGAACTTCGGGCTGCTGCGGGCGCTGGGCCGGCTGCGCAAGCCGGTGCTGCTCAAGCGCGGGCTGTCCGCCACGGTGCAGGAGTGGCTCAACGCCGCCGAGTACATCCTCGCGGGCGGCAACGAGCAGGTCATCCTGTGCGAGCGCGGCATCCGCACCTTCGAGACCGCGATGCGCAACACGCTGGACCTGGCCGCGGTGGCGTGGGCGAAGGAGAAGTCGCACCTGCCCGTCATCGTGGATCCGTCGCATGCGACAGGGATTCCGTCGCTCATCGCGCCCATGTCGCTGGCGGCGGCGGCGGCGGGCGCGGACGGGCTGTTGATTGAGGTCCACGCAAGGCCGGAGCAGGCGTTGTGCGACGGGCAGCAGGCGCTGTCGCCCGAGGATTTTGCGTCGTTGATGCGACGGCTGCCCGGCGTGCTCGCCGCGGTGGACCGTCACCTTTGGACGCCGGCGGGTCCGGCACAGATCGCGGGGGCGCGATGAGCACCGAAGTCCGTCAGATGTTCTCCTCCATCGCCACGCGCTACGACGTGACGAACGAAGTCCTCTCCTTCGGCGTGCACCGGCTGTGGCGGCGCACGGCGGTGAAGCTGAGCCAGGCGAAGGAAGGCAGCCAGGTGCTCGACTGCGCCACCGGCACGGGTGACCTGGCGCTGGCGTTCAAGCGCAAGGTGGGCCCCACCGGCCGCGTGGTGGGCACTGACTTCTGCCCGGAGATGCTGGAGAGCGCGCCCGCCAAGGCGGCCAAGGCCGGCCTGGAGGTGGAGTTCCAGGTGCAGGACGCGATGGCGCTCACCCTCCCGGACAACAGCTTCGACGTGGCGTCCATCTCCTTCGGCATCCGCAACGTGGATGATCCGGTGAAGTGCCTGCAGGAGATGGCGCGCGTGGTGCGCCCGGGCGGCCGCGTGGTGGTGCTGGAGTTCGGCCAGCCCACCGGCCCCTACGGCGCGCTGTTCCGCTTCTACAGCAAGACCATCATGCCGGCGGTCGGCGGGCTGCTGACGGGCAACCGCGCCGCGTATGCGTACCTGCCTCGCACCGCCGCGGCCTTCCCCGCGGGCGAGCGCTTCCTCTCCCTGATGGACCAGGCCGGCGTTTACTCCGAGCGCGCCGCCCACCCCCTGCTGTTTGGAACCGCCTACGTCTATGTCGGAACCGTCCGCTGAGGCCCGGCGCCTCCTCGTCGCCCAGGTCGTCGCGTCGGTAGACCCCCGGCTCCAGCCGGTGCTCCAGCAGGCCCTCGCGTCCCCGGGGCCCTGCCCCCGTCCGGAGGAGGCGCAGACCGTGGTGCTCGCCGGGCATCGCGCCGCGGGCAAGACGCGCCTGCTTCCGCTCGTCTCGCGCCTGCTGGGGCGCACCGGGCTGGATCTGGACGCGGAGCTGGAGCGCCGTCACGGGCGCCCGCTCCGCACCTGGGTCGCGGAGTCCCCCACCACCTTCCGCGCCGCGGAGCGCGAGACGCTGGGCCTGCTGCCCGGCGGCGGCGTGGTGGCGGTGGGCGGTGGCTTCCTGTCACACCACCCGGACGCGCTCCGGGAGCACTTCACGCTCGTCGTCCCGGTCAGCTTCGACACGTACCGCGAGCGGCTGACGGCGGACACCACGCGCCCGCGCCTGCGCGCGGACGTGTCGCTGGAGGAGGAGCTGCACTCGATGTTCCACGAGCGCGAAGCCCTCCACGCCCGCGTTCCCACCATTGCCCTGGCGGACTTCCTCCGGGGCTGTCTTGCCCAGGAGTCCACGTGAGGGCCACCCGGCGCATCATCACCCTGCCCCCCACCCTCACCGGCGAGGAGGCCCTGGCCTTCGCCCGGGATGGCCTGAGAAGGGGCGCGGACGTGCTGGAGGTGAGGACCGACCTGCACGCCCCCGACGCCATCGACCCCGGGGCCCTGGCCCGCGTGATGCCGCTGCTGGTCTCCGAGCGCGGCAAGCCGCTGCCTGGCGCCTGGGTGGAGGCCGCGTGGCGCGTGGACAAGGACGTGGAGCGCGCCAACGACCTGGACGCCCCCCCGGGCCGCCTGCTCGCGTCGCACCACGCGGAGGGGCCGCTGACGACGGCGGAGGCGCTGCGGCGCTGGTCCCGTCCGCTCCCCACGGATGCGCTGGTGAAGCACGTGGAGCCCATGGACGTCCCGGCGGACCTGGACGTGCTGCTGGAGACGCAGCGCCAGCTCTCCGCCCGCTTCGGCGCGGAGCGCGTCACGGTGCTGGGCATGGGGCCGGTGGCGCTCCCCGCGCGCGCGGTGCTCTCCTCCCGCAACGGGCTGGAGTACCTGGCGATGGGCGGCGCGTGGACGGCCGCCCCGGGGCAGCGCCTGCTGGACGACGTGGTGCGCGAGCACCGCAAGGCGAAGGACCGGAGCGCGCCGCGCCTGGGCATCCTGGGGACTTCGATTCCGCACTCGCGCTCGCCCCGGATCCACCGCCAGCCGTTTGATCGCATCGACCTGGTGGAGGACGCGCCGGTGGAGGCGGTGGTGGATTCGCTGCTGGCGCACTACGCGGGCTTCGCCGTCACCAGCCCCTTCAAGATGCGGCTCGCGCGACACACCGGCTCGCCCCTGGAGGCCATCAACACCCTGGTGCGACGGGGCTCGCGGTGGGAGTCCCACAACACCGACACCGAGGGCGCCCGCGCGGTGCTGGAGCGCCTGGGTTCGACGTCGGTGTCGGTGCTGGGAGACGGCGGCTCCACGCAGGCCCTGAAACTGGTGGCCGCGGAACAGGGCCTTGCCCTGCGGGTCGTGCGTCGGGCCGAGGTCCAGGCGCCGCTGTCCGGGGACTGGGTCTGGACGTGGCCGGACCGGGTGGCCCCGCCCGAAACCCTGCGATTCGAGGGGGCGCGCGTGGCGGTGATCGCATACGGTGCACCCGGCCGGCGCGTCGCTGCGGAGATCGTTAGCCGCGGGGGCACCCCTCTCCTGCTCGGTGCGGCGTGGTTCGTCGCCCAGGCCCGGCGGCAGCGACAACTCTGGGAAACGGCGACATGAATACCTTTGGCACCCTCTTCCGGCTGACGACCTTCGGCGAAAGCCACGGCCCCGCGCTCGGCTCCATCCTGGACGGCTGCCCCGCGGGCGTCCCGCTCACGCGCGACCTGCTCCAGGCGGCCCTGGACCGCAGGCGGCCCGGGCAGTCCGCCCTCGTCACCGCGCGCAACGAGCCGGACAGCGTGGAGATCCTCTCTGGCGTCTTCGAGGACAAGACGCTGGGCACGCCCATCGCGGCCATCGTGCGCAACACGAATCAGCGCTCGCAGGACTACAACCAGCTGGCGGCCGTGGACCGGCCCGGCCACGCGGACGCCGTCTGGCGCGAGCGCTACAAGCACCGCGACCACCGCGGCGGCGGGCGCACCAGCGGCCGGGAGACGCTCTGCCGCGTCATCGGCGGCACCATCGCGGAGGCGTACCTGGCCCGCGACCTGCCCACGCTGAGCACCGTGGCCTACGTGTCGCAGGTGGGGGAGCTGGTGGCCTCCGTTCCGGCGCCGGGCCTCACCCGCGCGCTCGTGGACGCGCACCCCACCCGCTGCCCGGACGTCACCCTGCGCGACGAGATGTCCCGTCAGATCCTCGCCGCGAAGGAGGCCGGGGACAGCCTGGGCGGCGCCATCGACGTGCGCGTGGAGGGCCTGCCCGTGGGCCTGGGCGAGCCCATCTTCGGCAAGCTGAAGGCGCTCATCGCGCAGGCGCTGGGCAGCATTGGCGCCGTCACCGGCGTCGTCTGGGGCCCGCCGGATCTGCTCCAGCGCATCGGGCAGCCCGGCAGCCAGTTCCACTCCGTGAAGGACGCGTACGGTGGCATCCAGGGTGGCCTCGCCAACGGCGAGCCCATGCAGGTGCGCGCCTTCTTCAAGCCCCCCGCGACGCTCGCGGATCACGCCAAGGGCGGCCGACACGATCCGTGCATCATGCCCCGCGCCGTCCCGGTGCTGGAGGCCATGGTGTCGCTCGTCATCGCCGACCTCGTCCTGCAACTCAACGCCCGCCCCCACTCCGCATGAGCTCCCTTCCTCCCGGTGCCTATCGTCCCCCGGCTGATCGCTGGGGCTCCTTCACGAAAGTCGTCTCCCGCCTGCCCGAGGGCAGCGTGGCCGTGGTGGACCGCACGGTCGCGCGCTTCCACCCCACGCTCCTGCCCGCGCTGGAGGCCCGCTCTCCGCGCGCCATCATCCAGCTGGTGGGCGGCGAGCGCGCCAAGAGCATGGTCTCCCTGGAGAAGGTGCTCGCGGGCGGGCTGAACCTGCCGCGTTCCGGCACGCTCGTCGCCGTGGGCGGTGGCACCGTGGGCGACGTGGCCACGGTGGCCGCGCACCTGCTCAAGCGCGGCGTGCGGCTGGTGCAGGTGCCCACCACGCTGCTCGCGGCGGTGGACAGCAGCCTGGGCGGCAAGGGCGCGGTGGACCTCACCGTGCGCGGCCGCGTGGTGAAGAACCCCGCGGGCGTCTTCCACTACGCCGATGAGACGTGGCTGTGCCCGGAGCTGTACGCCACGCTGTCCGACGCGCAGGTGCGCGAGGGCTCCATCGAGGCGTGGAAGATGGTCGCGTCGCTGGATGCGTCCCTCTTCAAGCGCTACGTGCGCACGCCGCCCGCGCTGGAGAAGCTGGTGAAGGACGCGCGCGGCCTGAAGGAGGGCATCTGCGCGAAGGACCCCTACGAGCACCAGGGCCTGCGCCGCGTGCTCAACTTCGGCCACACCTTCGGCCACGTGCTGGAGAGCCTGTCGCGCTTCAAGCTGTCGCACGGCGACGCCGTGGGCCTGGGCATCCTCTGGGCGCTCGACGTCGGCCGGCACCTGGGCATCACGCCGGAGCCGGTGGCGCATGAAGTGGAACGCGCGCTGACGCGGGGCCCGGGCGTGCTGGGCCGCGACCACGCCGCGGAGCTGTCCCGCCGCGCGTCGCTGAAGGACGTGGCCGCGCTCCTGGACGCCGACAAGAAGGCCGGCGCGAAGGGCGAGCTGCGCATGGTGCTGCTCACGGCCGTGGGCACCGCCGAAGTCGTGGACGTCATGCCGAAAACCTGGCGCGCCCTGTGGGCCGCCTGGACCCGAGGAGCCCGCCCTTGAGCCATGCCTCGCCGAGCCGTCTCACCGTCGACCCGAGCGCCCTGAGCGCCTCCCTGCTCACCCCGCCCGTGTCGAAGTCGGACGCCCAGCGAGCCCTTGTCCTGGGACACCTCACGGGTGCCTGGCCGTTGCCGTCGGTGCAGGCGGAGGCGGACGAGGACCTCCCCGCCGACGTGCGCGTGCTGCGCCGGGGCGTGGAGGCCCTGCGCCTGCCGCCCGGCCCCGTGCGGGACGTGGACTGCGCGGACGGCGGCGCCCCCTTCCGCATCCTCGTCACCCAGGCCGCGGTGACGCCCGGCGCTCGCGTGCGCTTCACCGGCACGCCCCGCCTGGGAGAGCGGCCCCACGGCCCCCTCTTCACGTCGCTCAAGCAGGCCCTGGCCCCCACGGGCCTGACGCTCACCGAAGGCACCCCGTGGCCCGTGGAGCTGCACGCGCCCCAGGACACGTCGAAGGTGCCGCCGGTGTTCCGCGTGCCGGGCGCGCAGAGCAGCCAGTACGCGTCCAGCCTGCTCCTGGGCTGCGCGGAGCGGTTCCTGCGTGAGCAGCGCGCGTGGAGCGTGGAGATTGAAGGCGCGCTCACCAGCGCCGGCTACATGGACCTGACGGTGGCGTGGCTGCGCCGCTTCGGCTTCACCGTGGAGCAGTCCGAGGGCCGCTACGCCGTCACGGCGTATCAGGCCCCCGCGTCGGTGCCGTCGCTGCCCGGGGACTGGTCGTCCCTGGGCTACCTGGTGCTCATCGCGTGGCGCACGGGCGGCACGGTGGAGCGGGCCGAACCAGAGAGTGCCCACCCCGACCAGGCGATCCTCCGGCTGGTCGCTGACGTGGGTTTGCGAATGGTGCCGGCAGGCGCTGCTAATACCTGGCGCTTCGAAGGCGACGCGACCGGCGAGCTGCGGGCGACGGGCAAGGAGTGCCCGGACCTGCTGCCCACGCTGGCGGCGCTCGCGTGCGTGCTGCCCCGGCCCACGACGCTGACGGACGTGGGCATCCTGCGGGTCAAGGAGAGCGACCGGCTGGAGGGCATCCGCGCCCTGGTGGCGGCCTATGGCGGCACCACGGAGC
Above is a window of Corallococcus soli DNA encoding:
- the menH gene encoding 2-succinyl-6-hydroxy-2,4-cyclohexadiene-1-carboxylate synthase is translated as MGVKLAHDTWGEGPHTLLALHGFTGSGASFEHLKPLFGRSVRVVAVDLPGHGRTPLPDKRGRDGFLETVDAVVQLARELGGGADPVDLLGYSQGARLALAASVQAPECFGRLIMESGSPGLHRRQERSERREADAKLAGFIRTKGVEAFVERWEALPLFDGLRRLPSPQQDALRERRKACTAAGLAGALECLGLGVQPDYWPSLHRQRLPTLLLTGDQDAKFTNLARRMAAELPVVWRHAFAGSAHAPHLEAPEEYVREVLSFLQTPWYEAPQFEPAILAREASPS
- the menC gene encoding o-succinylbenzoate synthase, with product MRITEATLTPLRLTLARPLKTARGNYATRDGFIVRLTDEDGRVGQGEAMPLPEFGTESLSTTQQVLRGWLDTLKGQSLDDSIEGIEATLAPSPGDELRPLGVKIRASNLDEHVPAAQHGLELALLDLLAQRKGVPLCWLLAEEARPEVLVSALLIAEEPKALAQEAREAVAEGFQTLKVKVAGRPLDEDEARVRAVREAVGPRVRLRLDANGGWTEPEANRALDRLGWYELELVEQPTPPEDLQALWRVQRRAPCIIAADETLATPAAVRALLTMDLGGGPVVGAVVIKPMVLGGLLPSMVVALRAARLGMHAYVTSSLDGVVARAGAAHLASALPSGELASGLAVGRLFADEPLDHPYRPRHGLLRLRDVPGLGLSPELLEVP
- a CDS encoding isochorismate synthase, translated to MMPLAGVDPLAGAGSLGIPSLYWERPVAREAAAGWGEAGVREAQVAAELPSVLGALGHESVRWLGPVPTRMPGPWFGGMRFSPTGQVDGAWRSHGLARWTLPEVLVWREDNALYVAAFASEAQGGADAVRSRLARVRASFPEVYRHAAGAPVALRMSSSRRDFEALVDRAVEAIRTGQLHKVVLARAMDAEGPEPFDVVDVLARLREQNPRCATFLFRAPDGTGFLGATPETLCRVDGRVLETEALAGSAAPGGEAVLDASDKDRREHEAVVCYILQALEPVAASVSADAQPSVLALKNVMHLRTGIRARLGEGVDTAQVVTALHPTPAVGGTPRELALSFLVEHEALDRGWYAGPVGWVGPGRAHLVVALRSALVRGAHARLFVGAGIVAGSSAESEWRETEMKSLAMLRALGGGDVVGR
- a CDS encoding 1,4-dihydroxy-2-naphthoate polyprenyltransferase codes for the protein MSTLVSSHSDAAPPRPTLKTWLMAVRPKTLTAGAVPVLVATALAYGEGVGRLLPALAALLGAVLIQIGTNFINDYYDFKKGADTEERLGPKRVTQSGLIAPATVLMGGLTCFALATLVGVYLVAVGGWPIVAIGVMSLLCGYAYTGGPYPLGYHGLGDLFVLIFFGIVAVTGTYYVQAGTVGPAAWWASLPVGAIGTCLIVVNNQRDASTDVKAGKRTVVVRFGAGFGRAEYVLLLLASYATPFVLFAKGLTSGWVFLPLLSLPLVVTPLRLMLKSEGAALNPALGATAKLQLVFGLLFALGLFLR
- the aroF gene encoding 3-deoxy-7-phosphoheptulonate synthase; this encodes MGGQQADDPATRREPGAHRVLRSAHPDGTRVRVGGVEVGGRGFVVMAGPCAVEGAEQLELSARAVAHAGAHLLRGGVFKPRTSPYAFQGMGEPGLKLLVDAGRRHGLPIISEVMETEQLPLMAQHADILQVGARNMQNFGLLRALGRLRKPVLLKRGLSATVQEWLNAAEYILAGGNEQVILCERGIRTFETAMRNTLDLAAVAWAKEKSHLPVIVDPSHATGIPSLIAPMSLAAAAAGADGLLIEVHARPEQALCDGQQALSPEDFASLMRRLPGVLAAVDRHLWTPAGPAQIAGAR
- the menD gene encoding 2-succinyl-5-enolpyruvyl-6-hydroxy-3-cyclohexene-1-carboxylic-acid synthase, producing the protein MSSDANLNVLWARALLEELVRGGVRHAVVCPGSRSSALALACVHTPGLRTWSVIDERSAGFFALGMAKQSRQPVVVVATSGSAGAHFYPAIIEAAMAQVPLVVLTADRPLELQGWGAPQTVPQARFYGEFARMFADVGLPESHSAAIAHLRATAARAVSTACRAPRGAVQLNVPFREPLAPVAQDFGVEKLSALAREGRPDAPLTRILPPSRMPDAAALDMVRARIAATERGVILCGPRDEDDGFAEAITALSQATGYPVLAEAASQARYGGGPLTVSLYDALLRHEPFARAHVPELVLRFGGGLTPKSPQQWMDASSADVIVFSDEGALYDPPHRASVVVEGSAVLACRALTAGVARGAGRWAQGFMAAERKARHALETALAERPDALTEPRLAREVVAALPAGALFFVSSSMPIRAVDAFAQGGGVPLRVLANRGANGIDGIVSSAAGMAAAAGRPAVLLSGDLALLHDLGGLVTAARARVPLTIVVVNNDGGGIFSFLPLAQSAKPDEFETLFGTPHGVDLSHAAALAGARFHRPTTPAALRSAVRTGLEGGFHLVEVQVDRATNVDEHRNLFARMATALGEGPWV
- the ubiE gene encoding bifunctional demethylmenaquinone methyltransferase/2-methoxy-6-polyprenyl-1,4-benzoquinol methylase UbiE; this encodes MSTEVRQMFSSIATRYDVTNEVLSFGVHRLWRRTAVKLSQAKEGSQVLDCATGTGDLALAFKRKVGPTGRVVGTDFCPEMLESAPAKAAKAGLEVEFQVQDAMALTLPDNSFDVASISFGIRNVDDPVKCLQEMARVVRPGGRVVVLEFGQPTGPYGALFRFYSKTIMPAVGGLLTGNRAAYAYLPRTAAAFPAGERFLSLMDQAGVYSERAAHPLLFGTAYVYVGTVR